TTCCTCCGTTTCACAGCTGTCTTCCCGCTTTCTCCCTCCCgtctctttctgtcttcctctTTACTCTATCCTCCCTGCACAGTCACTcattcttcatctctctctcacacacacacacttcacacgcTTAGCCTCCTTCTCTCAAGGCCCATTACAGCTACAGTTGTTTAGAACTTGTGTAGACTatagcacaactgattggctaaatTATTCATTTTCCTCTCTTTAAGATTGTGTTACATAATATGCTATTGAAATACCTAGATACTTATAACGTTGTTTTTTTTTTATCGGGGTGCACATGTTGGGTCgttactagttaccacagccacaaagtcataattatgcctaaaccctgcctatttgtaaaatgtatcttcttaaaatcagattttaaacctaaccctaactttaaccatactgctaaccttatgcctaaccctaaccttaaattaagaccaaaaatacaaaatttgttttcatgaatttttatgaTACAGTCATCGTGACAATCCACACCTTGGGTTTGATGACCGTAACTGTGTGGGAAGGTTTAGTCTACCATCTGCTGGTCAAAGGGTGCATGGAAGCGCTATCAATTTTTGCTTATAAAAAATTAAACATCTAAACAAAGATAGAAATGTGAAAAGATTTTGGAGCATATTCCATTGGCCTATATCGCATAGTTATAGTATATGCGCCTATACTAATTTGTTTTAATAAATGATGGATAGTCTGCCTACATGTAGGCATAGACTATTGCCACATTCCCAGATAGGCTATCACACAAGGTGTTATGCCCCTAGTCTTATGCCATACAAGCCCAATTGCCTTCTTACTATAAACTATTGGGCTAAACTGGCTATATGGCTTTAACCTGAATAAGAAAAGGGGGGTTGTTACATAGGCTACAAACCATTTAGTTAATTTACCTTGGCTATCATAATGCTACTTGGTAATAGGACTATTATAACAGTTTAGGCATAATACATTATTTGCAGTACTTTCAAATGTATTTGGCCTGATAGGCACTGGCATAACAATAATATAATCTATTTTTGTTTTTAAAGAATAGAATACATTAGAATAGAATAGATTGTTGTTTTATAGAATATAGGCAAATGCATTATTTGCTGTTATTGTACTTGACTTTggtttgttgccttggccgtgtgtctTATTTAAATTTTCCCTTTAGCGTATTTTGAGTGTCTTCATAAGCACCAGTTGGCCGTTCCTTCTTCAATAGGCCGTAATGCTTCTCTCTCTCAAAGTAGCTCTTTGTTCGTGCGTAGTCTGGTCTGctatgcagagagagaaaaagctcTTGAGCGCTCCTTGATTCCGACCAGCTGTTTCCCGCCTCGAGACACGGAGATCAGCTGCAAACACACACGTAGTAGTAGGCGGAGGCGCCACACGCACGCAGGGAAATCCGCATCAGCTGGAGCCACACACAGTTAGCTTAGCTAGCCTTTTAGCTACAACCTCGAACGATCAATAATACTTAGCTATGTGCAATCGAACATAGTACTGGAGTGTATTTTTTTTACGGCAAGGAAATTGGAAAATAGCCTCAAAACACAGAACAGACTCAAGGGGTTACAGCTGAAGATATCTAACGTTAACTATCTAGGTAGCTAAAGCATGGAATACTTCATGATGCCTACGGAGAAGGCTTTACAACAATTCAAGAAATCGGAGAAGGATGTTATTGGAGGGCTTTGTAGGTGTGTATTGCATAATCACGCTTTCGATTAGATGTGTATTGTGTGTTTTGATTGCAACTGTGAGTTATCTGCTTACTAACTAGATGGTAACCTgaatgtagctagctatctagctacaaCAATATTGGCACAACATGGGTGGAAGGAAGCTATGATTTAATGTTAGCAATGCGCATATGAACGCATACCCCGAGGGCGGGACGAAAGCAATCATTTAATATTTGCCCCGAAACATTGTAACGGCTAGAGGTATTAATAACGACCGTTGGTGGTTACAGTTGTAGTggaaaaatgtaaataaatacttGAAATCGATACATTTTGTATCCAGCTAACACGAACCACGTGGTTACTAATCACACTGCCCGCCGCTTCGCTGCTGTGTAGCTAGCACGCGCTAGCTAGCATTCCAGATGTTGTCTACGGTGTTCCCTCCCCAACACGTCGACTAAAATAATGCAGTTATACATTTGTGACACAAACTAATAAGATGTGTATGTTTACGGGCTTTGGTTCTCACATGTAGGGAACCTACGAGGTGTAGCGAGCGAATATTTCTgctgtagctagccagctagctcgTGGGTAGTGCGGCCATGCTTATGTGTCGTGTGCTGAAATTGGCCAAGCTCTCGAGTTTAGTAGCATGGCGGTGTATCCAACATCCGCAACAACATTTAACTAATAATAAACATCATACAACGTTGTCCATACTAAGTTGTATTTAACAACTTTTATATTATTTATTCATATTTTGTAGAAAGCCCCCGTTTTTGTCAAGTCGACGGTGTAATATTGTTTCAAATATGTAGGCGAAAGTATTGTTCTCCATGTGAAAGGGGGTGGTCTTGGTGTCAAATTTCACCAGGCTAACAAGCTACTAGGCTAGGTACTTATTTGGGCGAGGGATTTACAGACATTACTAGTTCGTTAGATACAAAGTGTATATATTCTGTTTCATTGGTGGGCCGACAACAAGCTTGCTAGCTACCAACCATATATACCAGTGCTAGCTGCAATGTTTCGTTGTATTGAGTCTGCGCTCTCAATCAATGCATGTGAGAAGCGCTCGATCAAGCTAGTGAAGCCAGAGGTTGTAGCTAAACACGCTTCTTGAATCTTTTTTGGAGCAGAGACAGAATTTATGAATGAAGGCAAGCCTTCTAATTCTAGATTGCTGTAGGCTACTCTGTACTAGTCGCTCTAGGCCCACATCGTCAATGGCTTTGGTGCATTCTATCTCAAAAGTATTTTAGTGTGATTTTGGTTGTCCTTTTTACTTTTTATTAGCATTGATTTCGGTCTATATTTTGTTTTGCTTACTGCACTCCATTCAGTTGACTAAGCAAATAGCTATTGTGAGTCTACGCATTAATGTATGCATATATAATAGGTCTGCTAATAGTCCTATATTTTCTCCTCTTAAGATGTTGTCTGAGTCTGTTGTGCGACAGTTAACCGTCTGTCCCGTTGTGGATGATTTAAGCCTAGCTGTCAGACAAGTTTTCCAAGATCTGGTTATTCTACTTATTTTTCAAACttttagagcagggtttcccaaactcggtcctggggccccacctgggtgcacattttgggttttaccctaacactacacagctgattcaaataatcaaagcttgatgagttggttatttaaatcagctgtgtagcgctagggcaaaaaccaaaatgtgcacacagggggggccccaggacagaGTTAGGGAAACCCTGTTGTAGAGCATTCATTGATGCTATCTCTGGAGGCTATATGGTTTACATATTACTCTGGCTGAGTAAACAGAACAGGAGTAGGTTAGCAACCATTAAATGGGCTGAAGGGCAGTGAGTTCAGGGAAACTCCAGGACCTGACCTTATAATAGCCCTAGTCACTAACCCTAGTGAAATGTAGGTGGGGAGTGTGGTTGCAGAGGAGTGGGAAGGAATAGCGCCGTACTACCTGCGTGCCTGGAGTGTTTCCCCCCCCAAGCTACATCGGCATGGTAGTTATTCATGGCCATGTAATTTCTAATTAGACACCTGGTGAAAAGCAGACTTTAAACTAAATTGCAATATAGGCCCATATTTTATTAGAAATGCAGGAATGGTGAAAATAGGACTTTGCTGTCTTTGCATTTtgctatgtttatttattttattttatttatttcacctttatttaacaaggtaagccagttgagaacaagttctcatttacaactgcgacctggccaagataaagcaaagcagtgcgataaaaacaacaacacagagttacattatTGTTATTAACAATCCTTCTTTACCTTTCAAGGAAATAAAAATATGTACCTGAATAAAATATAACTTTTGTCTCATTATCTCCCTCTGTCctttactccctccctccctctggccctcctctccttcatctctccctccagtCTGGCCAACATCCCTCTCAGCCCAGAGACTGCTCAGGACCAGGAGAGGCGTATCCGCCGGGAGATCGCCAATAGTAACGAACGGCGCCGCATGCAGAGTATCAACGCAGGGTTCCAGTCGCTGAAAACACTGCTGCCACACACAGACGGAGAGAAACTCAGCAAggtgagcaagagagagatacagaaaacACTCCTGCCACACACAGACGGAGAGAAACTCGGCAAGGTAGGAGAGAGGGACCATAACCATAACTATGTTTGTGTCCATACCACTCATGGAGGATTCAAGGAAACTGTTTCTGAGAGTATTGATTCTGACCTAACTTTGTGATATTGTTCCTGTGCCTATTCAGGCTGCCATCCTACAGCAGACGTCTGACTACATCTTTGCTCTGGAGCAGGAGAAGACCCAGCTACTGCAGCAGAACAATCAGCTCAAGCGCTTCATACAGGTAGACATTCATACATTTGTATTACCTTCATATAGCCAAGTATAGCCACTGAAATTCATCAAAATATTGTAACTTgcgtgtttaaaaaatatatatatatcagaaatGTATACAGTTGATAATTGAACCCAGATAAAAGTACACGAACGTGTAAAGTGATCCATTTCATTTGGGCGTACAGCATAAATACTTTCTCCCTAACAATTACCTTAGTGAACTATTTACTGTTCATGACGTGGCCATAACTAGTTGAAATGCTCCCTCtcaccctgtctcctctctccccttctcctctcctcctgcaggAGTTCAGTGGTTCCTCCCCAAAGAGGAGGCGTGGGGGGGAGGAGAAGGATGAAGGGATCGGCTCCCCAGACATTCTGGAGGAGGAGAAAGCCGAGGAGCTGAGGAGAGAGATGTTGGAGCTCAGACAACAGTTGGACAAGGAGCGCTCGGCGAGGATGATACTGGAGGAACAGGTGAGAGGGAAGGATGGTGGGCGGGGAGATGTGGGAGATACTGGCTAGGGACAGCGGGATGAACAGAGGAGTGGGGAAAGGCAGTTAAaagaagggatggagaggaggttGAACTAAAAGGTGGTGG
The sequence above is drawn from the Coregonus clupeaformis isolate EN_2021a chromosome 38, ASM2061545v1, whole genome shotgun sequence genome and encodes:
- the LOC121553816 gene encoding transcription factor AP-4, which produces MEYFMMPTEKALQQFKKSEKDVIGGLCSLANIPLSPETAQDQERRIRREIANSNERRRMQSINAGFQSLKTLLPHTDGEKLSKAAILQQTSDYIFALEQEKTQLLQQNNQLKRFIQEFSGSSPKRRRGGEEKDEGIGSPDILEEEKAEELRREMLELRQQLDKERSARMILEEQVRSLDMVLHPERLKVITQQVQEEQAHIQTQTLLRLQQLHSETSAERDRHTAHSPQVRSPARAPTHHPTVIVPAPTLTPHPHHVTVVTMSPASNTSTVSTSRQNLDTIVQAIQHIERTQERRGSAEDERRRAVIVSPAHVAMDTAGSDTASDSEGEEDCSMN